Proteins encoded within one genomic window of Halomonas sp. YLGW01:
- a CDS encoding exodeoxyribonuclease VII small subunit yields the protein MADQDSMPDAGAPPQDFASTLERLEALVTRLESGELSLEASLEAFEQGVGLTREAQSRLDAAELKVRSLVEGADGGLDEAPFPGGAEEVR from the coding sequence ATGGCCGATCAGGACAGCATGCCGGATGCCGGTGCGCCCCCTCAGGATTTTGCCTCGACCCTCGAGCGGCTCGAAGCCCTGGTGACTCGTCTCGAGTCCGGCGAACTGAGCCTCGAGGCCTCGCTTGAGGCCTTCGAGCAGGGCGTGGGCCTGACCCGCGAGGCGCAGAGCCGCCTCGATGCCGCCGAACTCAAGGTGCGCAGCCTGGTCGAGGGCGCCGATGGCGGTCTCGATGAGGCGCCCTTCCCGGGTGGCGCGGAGGAGGTGCGGTGA
- a CDS encoding nucleobase:cation symporter-2 family protein, which translates to MTLHSDSLADAPTRVRSTNDVNALPPLSRAIPLGLQHVLAMFVANVTVPIIIAGAADLPAEQTAFMIQAAMFVAGAATLLQSLGLGPIGARLPIVMGTSFGFVPVLIPIAVGMGLPAALGAGLCGGIAMALVGSCLRWVRFLFPPVVTGTFVVMLGTLLIPVGFAYVGGGFGAADFGAPHHLLLAALVLLVTLGLHQFGRGIWSEAAPLIGLLAGYATAATFGLVDVSGVGEASWLSLPAPLAIGVEFHLAAILPVVLLAVVTCAESIADIVGTTSGGMDRQPTRRELSGGVMADGLSSVFAAVFNAFPQISFSQNVGMVALTGVVSRYVVAIGGAFLVIAGLVPKLGALISSIPDAVLGGAVLIMFGMIASAGIKMLSHVAFDKRNMVIIGVSLAAAIGLPAQQGLYAGLDDNLQAIIESGLIPGALCAIVMNLVLPNREAGPAEHEPS; encoded by the coding sequence ATGACCCTTCACAGCGACTCGCTCGCCGATGCGCCCACGCGCGTCCGCAGCACCAATGACGTCAATGCCCTGCCACCGCTGTCCCGCGCGATCCCGCTGGGACTGCAGCATGTGCTGGCGATGTTCGTCGCCAACGTCACCGTGCCGATCATCATTGCCGGCGCCGCCGACCTGCCCGCCGAGCAGACCGCCTTCATGATCCAGGCGGCGATGTTCGTCGCCGGCGCCGCGACGCTGCTGCAATCGCTGGGCCTGGGGCCGATCGGCGCGCGGCTGCCAATCGTCATGGGCACCAGCTTCGGCTTCGTGCCGGTACTAATACCCATCGCGGTGGGCATGGGACTCCCCGCGGCGCTGGGCGCCGGGCTATGCGGCGGCATCGCCATGGCACTGGTCGGCAGTTGCCTGCGCTGGGTGCGCTTCCTGTTCCCGCCGGTGGTGACCGGCACCTTCGTGGTGATGCTCGGCACCCTGCTGATTCCGGTGGGCTTTGCCTATGTGGGCGGCGGCTTCGGCGCCGCCGACTTCGGGGCCCCCCACCATCTGTTGCTGGCGGCCCTGGTGCTGCTGGTGACCCTGGGGCTGCATCAGTTCGGCCGTGGCATCTGGTCGGAGGCGGCGCCGCTGATCGGCCTGCTGGCGGGCTACGCCACCGCCGCGACCTTCGGCCTGGTGGATGTCTCCGGGGTGGGAGAGGCGAGCTGGCTGTCGCTGCCGGCGCCGCTCGCCATCGGCGTCGAGTTTCACCTGGCGGCGATCCTGCCGGTGGTGCTGCTGGCGGTGGTGACCTGCGCCGAGTCGATCGCCGACATCGTCGGCACCACCTCGGGGGGCATGGACCGCCAGCCGACCCGGCGCGAGCTCTCCGGGGGCGTGATGGCCGATGGCCTGTCCAGCGTGTTCGCGGCGGTGTTCAATGCCTTCCCGCAGATCAGCTTCAGCCAGAACGTCGGCATGGTGGCACTGACCGGGGTGGTCAGCCGCTACGTGGTGGCGATCGGCGGGGCCTTCCTGGTGATCGCCGGGCTGGTACCCAAGCTCGGCGCGCTGATCTCGAGCATTCCCGATGCCGTTCTGGGCGGCGCCGTGCTGATCATGTTCGGCATGATCGCCAGTGCCGGCATCAAGATGCTGTCCCATGTCGCCTTCGACAAGCGCAACATGGTGATCATCGGCGTCTCGCTGGCGGCGGCCATCGGCCTACCGGCGCAGCAGGGCCTCTATGCGGGCCTCGATGACAACCTTCAGGCGATCATCGAATCCGGGCTGATTCCCGGCGCCCTATGCGCCATCGTCATGAACCTGGTACTGCCCAACCGCGAGGCCGGCCCCGCCGAGCACGAGCCGTCATGA
- the serA gene encoding phosphoglycerate dehydrogenase: MAKTSLDKSKIKILLLEGVHQSAVDNFLNAGYTNIEHLSTSLDEETLIEKIRDVHFIGLRSRTQLTERVFAAAEKLVAVGCFCIGTNQVDLTAALKRGIPVFNAPYSNTRSVAELVLAEAIMLLRGIPEKNAQAHKGGWLKSAKNSHEARGKTLGIIGYGSIGAQLSVLSESLGFDVIYYDVVTKLAMGNARQVGSLEELLARADIVSLHVPDLPSTRWMIGAEQIGLMKQGGILINASRGSVVEIEPLAESLKEGRLLGAAVDVFPVEPKGNNEEFVSPLRGLENVILTPHIGGSTLEAQENIGVEVAEKLITYSDNGTTITSVNFPEVALPAHPDKHRLLHIHENVPGVLSEINRVLSENGINISGQYLQTNEEVGYVVIDVDKAYGPQALEALKKVEHTLRIRVLYSETNYSE; encoded by the coding sequence ATGGCCAAAACGTCCCTGGACAAGAGCAAGATCAAGATCCTGCTGCTCGAGGGCGTCCACCAGAGCGCGGTGGACAACTTCCTGAATGCCGGTTACACCAACATCGAGCATCTCTCCACCTCGCTCGATGAAGAGACGTTGATCGAGAAGATCCGCGACGTCCACTTCATCGGCCTGCGTTCCCGCACCCAGCTGACCGAGCGCGTCTTCGCCGCCGCCGAGAAACTCGTCGCGGTGGGCTGCTTCTGCATCGGCACCAACCAGGTCGACCTGACCGCGGCGCTTAAGCGCGGTATCCCGGTGTTCAACGCGCCCTACTCCAACACCCGCTCGGTGGCCGAGCTGGTGCTGGCCGAGGCCATCATGCTGCTGCGCGGCATTCCGGAGAAGAACGCCCAGGCTCACAAGGGCGGCTGGCTGAAGAGCGCCAAGAACTCCCACGAGGCCCGCGGCAAGACCCTGGGCATCATCGGCTACGGCAGCATCGGTGCCCAGCTGTCGGTGCTCTCCGAGTCGCTCGGCTTCGACGTCATCTACTATGACGTGGTGACCAAGCTGGCCATGGGCAATGCCCGTCAGGTGGGCAGCCTCGAGGAACTGCTGGCCCGCGCCGACATCGTCAGCCTGCACGTGCCCGACCTGCCCTCGACCCGCTGGATGATCGGCGCGGAGCAGATCGGCCTGATGAAGCAGGGCGGCATCCTGATCAACGCCTCCCGCGGCAGCGTGGTGGAGATCGAGCCGCTTGCCGAATCCCTCAAGGAAGGGCGCCTGCTCGGCGCGGCCGTCGATGTCTTCCCGGTCGAGCCCAAGGGCAACAACGAGGAATTCGTCAGCCCGCTGCGCGGCCTGGAGAACGTGATCCTGACGCCGCACATCGGCGGTTCGACCCTGGAGGCCCAGGAGAACATCGGTGTCGAGGTGGCCGAGAAGCTGATCACCTACTCCGACAACGGCACCACCATCACCTCGGTCAACTTCCCCGAGGTGGCCCTGCCGGCGCACCCGGACAAGCATCGCCTGCTGCACATCCACGAGAACGTGCCTGGCGTGCTGTCCGAGATCAACCGCGTGCTCTCCGAGAACGGCATCAACATCTCCGGCCAGTACCTGCAGACCAACGAAGAGGTCGGCTACGTGGTGATCGATGTCGACAAGGCCTACGGCCCTCAGGCCCTCGAGGCCCTCAAGAAGGTCGAGCACACCCTGCGCATCCGCGTGCTCTACTCCGAGACCAACTACTCGGAGTAA
- a CDS encoding rhodanese-related sulfurtransferase → MASPHSTGGIVVAALYKFVALEDFEALREPLRQAMLEHDVKGTLLLAREGINGTVSGTREGIDALLHWLGRDPRLGDVDHKESYCDEHPFYRTKVKLKREIVTMGVPEVDPNAKVGTYVDPEEWNAVIADPEVLVIDTRNDYEVAIGSFEGAIDPQTKSFREFPDYVKEHYDPAKHKKVAMFCTGGIRCEKASSFMLHEGFEEVFHLKGGILNYLEKVPEQESLWRGDCFVFDNRVTVRHDLSEGEYDQCHACRMPISTEDQQAETYEPGVSCPHCFDSLPEKTRAAARERQKQIQLARERGEPHPLGRDPRQMKEGTHKDATEEAK, encoded by the coding sequence ATGGCATCACCTCACTCCACGGGGGGCATCGTCGTTGCCGCCCTGTACAAGTTCGTCGCGCTAGAGGATTTCGAGGCCCTGCGCGAGCCGCTGCGTCAGGCCATGCTCGAGCATGACGTCAAGGGCACCCTGCTGCTGGCCCGCGAGGGCATCAACGGCACCGTGTCCGGCACCCGCGAAGGCATCGACGCCCTGCTCCACTGGCTGGGCCGTGACCCGCGCCTTGGCGATGTCGATCACAAGGAGTCCTACTGCGACGAACACCCCTTCTACCGCACCAAGGTCAAGCTGAAGCGCGAGATCGTCACCATGGGCGTGCCCGAGGTCGACCCCAACGCCAAGGTCGGAACCTACGTCGACCCCGAGGAGTGGAATGCGGTGATCGCCGACCCGGAAGTGCTGGTCATCGATACCCGCAACGACTATGAGGTGGCGATCGGCTCCTTCGAGGGCGCTATCGATCCCCAGACCAAGTCGTTCCGCGAATTCCCGGACTACGTCAAAGAGCACTACGACCCGGCCAAGCACAAGAAGGTGGCGATGTTCTGCACCGGCGGCATCCGCTGCGAGAAGGCCTCGAGCTTCATGCTCCACGAGGGCTTCGAGGAGGTCTTCCACCTCAAGGGTGGCATCCTCAATTATCTGGAGAAGGTGCCCGAGCAGGAATCGCTGTGGCGCGGCGACTGCTTCGTCTTCGACAACCGCGTAACGGTACGCCACGACCTCAGCGAGGGCGAGTACGACCAGTGCCATGCCTGTCGCATGCCGATCTCCACCGAGGATCAACAGGCCGAGACCTATGAGCCCGGCGTGAGCTGTCCGCACTGCTTCGATTCACTGCCCGAGAAGACCCGCGCCGCGGCCCGCGAGCGCCAGAAGCAGATCCAGCTGGCCAGGGAGCGCGGCGAGCCGCATCCGCTGGGCCGGGACCCGCGCCAGATGAAAGAAGGGACGCACAAAGACGCGACAGAAGAGGCGAAATAA
- the ispA gene encoding (2E,6E)-farnesyl diphosphate synthase yields MAGAVPLTQRLTADRERIDAWLEALFATPGSAERLDAAMRHGVLGGGKRLRPVLVYAAGRALGAADEVLDPPAAAVELIHAYSLVHDDLPAMDDDDLRRGQPTVHRAFDEASAILAGDALQTLAFEVLAHQAHPRLAALVTTLAEASGRTGMAAGQALDLAAVGQPADLEALARMHRHKTGALIRAAVRLGGLSAVDADDPRLAALDAYAAAIGLAFQIQDDILDVTGDTVTLGKTSGADAARDKPTYPALLGLDGARAMADDLLDEARAALAPLGDDAATLVALARHMIERDH; encoded by the coding sequence ATGGCCGGGGCGGTGCCGCTCACGCAGCGGCTGACCGCGGACCGGGAGCGCATCGATGCCTGGCTCGAGGCGCTGTTCGCGACGCCGGGTTCGGCCGAGCGCCTCGACGCCGCCATGCGCCATGGCGTGCTGGGCGGTGGCAAGCGTCTGCGCCCGGTGCTGGTGTATGCCGCCGGCCGCGCCCTGGGCGCCGCCGATGAGGTCCTCGATCCACCGGCCGCGGCGGTGGAGCTGATTCACGCCTACTCGCTGGTGCACGATGACCTGCCGGCGATGGACGACGACGACCTGCGCCGTGGCCAGCCGACGGTGCATCGGGCCTTCGACGAGGCCAGCGCGATTCTCGCCGGCGATGCCCTGCAGACCCTGGCCTTCGAGGTGCTGGCACACCAGGCGCATCCGCGACTGGCCGCCCTGGTGACGACCCTGGCCGAGGCCTCCGGTCGCACCGGCATGGCCGCCGGCCAGGCGCTGGACCTCGCCGCCGTGGGGCAACCGGCCGATCTCGAGGCGTTGGCCCGCATGCACCGCCACAAGACCGGCGCGCTGATTCGCGCCGCCGTGCGCCTGGGTGGCCTCTCCGCGGTCGACGCCGACGACCCGCGGCTGGCGGCCCTGGACGCCTATGCCGCGGCGATCGGCCTGGCCTTCCAGATCCAGGATGACATCCTCGACGTCACCGGTGATACCGTGACGCTGGGCAAGACCTCGGGGGCCGATGCCGCCCGGGACAAGCCGACCTATCCGGCCCTGCTCGGCCTCGATGGCGCCCGCGCCATGGCCGATGACCTGCTCGACGAGGCCCGGGCGGCGCTGGCGCCGCTGGGCGACGATGCCGCCACCCTGGTGGCCCTGGCACGTCATATGATCGAGCGCGACCACTGA
- the dxs gene encoding 1-deoxy-D-xylulose-5-phosphate synthase, with protein sequence MKLFDEIPAERPATPLLDTLDTPAALHAMSAGQLAQLADELRAYLLYSVGVSGGHFGAGLGVVELTVALHQALDTPHDRLIWDVGHQAYPHKILTGRREAMLGIRKHGGLAAFPRRAESEFDTFGVGHSSTSISAALGMALAARAQGQKRRVCAVIGDGALTAGMAFEALAHAGHVDANMLVVLNDNEMSISENVGGMASYLAKILTSKPYTMMRENSKRMLSHLPGALELARRTEEHMKGMVSPATLFEEMGFNYIGPIDGHDLPLLIQTLHGMRDLDGPQFLHVKTRKGRGFEPAEADPIGYHAITKLEKPSVTPAASPAPVMEPGAAEAPPRPKPKKYCNVFGDWLCDMAAADTRLIGITPAMREGSDLVRFSREYPERYFDVAIAEQHAVTLAAGMACEGSKPVVAIYSTFLQRGYDQLIHDVAVQELDVTFAIDRAGLVGEDGPTHHGAMDLSFLRCVPGMVILAPANEAECRAMLSAAYQHPGPAAVRYPRGTGPGVEIPAHLEPLEIGKAELRRQGHGIAILAFGSLNGAAAEVAERLDATHFNMRSVKPLDREAVLAAARYHDLLVTLEENVVAGGAGSAVNELLAESGESVRVLNLGLPDAFVEHGTPAQLLADCGLDVPGIEAAILARRG encoded by the coding sequence ATGAAGCTGTTCGACGAGATTCCCGCCGAGCGTCCGGCCACGCCGTTGCTCGACACCTTGGATACGCCCGCCGCGCTGCATGCGATGAGTGCGGGTCAGCTCGCCCAGCTGGCCGACGAGCTGCGTGCCTATCTGCTGTATAGCGTTGGCGTCAGCGGCGGCCATTTCGGTGCCGGGCTCGGCGTGGTGGAGCTCACCGTGGCCCTGCATCAGGCCCTGGATACTCCCCATGACCGCCTGATCTGGGACGTCGGCCACCAGGCCTATCCGCACAAGATCCTCACCGGCCGGCGCGAGGCGATGCTCGGTATTCGCAAGCACGGCGGCCTGGCCGCCTTCCCGCGGCGCGCCGAGTCGGAGTTCGACACCTTCGGGGTCGGCCATTCCAGCACCTCGATCTCCGCGGCCCTGGGCATGGCCCTGGCCGCGCGCGCCCAGGGCCAGAAGCGCCGCGTCTGCGCGGTGATCGGCGACGGCGCCCTGACCGCCGGCATGGCCTTCGAGGCCCTAGCCCATGCCGGGCATGTCGATGCCAATATGCTGGTGGTGCTCAACGACAACGAGATGTCGATCTCCGAGAACGTCGGCGGCATGGCCAGCTACCTGGCCAAGATCCTCACCAGCAAGCCCTACACGATGATGCGCGAGAACTCCAAGCGCATGCTCTCGCATCTGCCCGGCGCCCTGGAGCTGGCGCGGCGTACCGAGGAGCACATGAAGGGCATGGTCAGCCCGGCGACGCTGTTCGAGGAGATGGGCTTCAACTATATCGGCCCCATCGACGGCCATGACCTGCCGCTGCTGATCCAGACCCTGCACGGCATGCGTGACCTGGACGGCCCGCAGTTCCTGCACGTCAAGACCCGCAAGGGCCGCGGCTTCGAGCCCGCCGAGGCCGATCCGATCGGCTATCACGCCATCACCAAGCTCGAGAAGCCCAGCGTGACGCCGGCTGCATCGCCGGCGCCGGTGATGGAGCCAGGTGCCGCCGAGGCCCCGCCGCGACCGAAGCCGAAGAAGTACTGCAACGTCTTCGGCGACTGGCTGTGCGACATGGCCGCCGCCGACACGCGGCTGATCGGCATCACGCCGGCGATGCGCGAGGGCTCGGACCTGGTGCGCTTCTCCAGGGAGTACCCCGAGCGCTACTTCGATGTGGCGATCGCCGAGCAGCATGCGGTGACACTTGCCGCCGGCATGGCCTGCGAGGGCAGCAAGCCGGTGGTGGCGATCTACTCGACCTTCCTGCAGCGTGGCTACGATCAGCTGATCCATGACGTCGCCGTGCAGGAGCTGGATGTGACCTTCGCCATCGACCGGGCGGGCCTGGTCGGCGAGGACGGCCCCACCCACCACGGGGCCATGGACCTGTCCTTCCTGCGCTGCGTGCCAGGCATGGTGATCCTGGCGCCGGCCAACGAGGCCGAATGCCGCGCCATGCTCTCGGCGGCCTATCAGCATCCCGGCCCGGCGGCGGTGCGCTATCCCCGCGGCACCGGCCCGGGCGTGGAGATCCCCGCGCACCTCGAGCCGCTGGAAATCGGTAAGGCGGAGCTGCGACGCCAGGGCCACGGCATCGCCATCCTGGCCTTCGGCAGCCTCAACGGCGCCGCCGCCGAGGTCGCCGAGCGCCTCGATGCCACCCACTTCAACATGCGCTCGGTGAAGCCGCTGGATCGCGAGGCGGTGCTGGCCGCGGCGCGCTACCATGACCTGCTGGTGACGCTAGAAGAGAACGTGGTGGCCGGCGGCGCCGGCAGCGCCGTCAACGAACTGCTCGCCGAGAGCGGCGAGTCGGTTCGGGTGCTCAACCTGGGGCTGCCCGACGCCTTCGTCGAGCACGGCACGCCCGCCCAGCTGCTCGCCGACTGCGGCCTCGACGTACCCGGCATCGAGGCCGCCATCCTGGCTCGGCGCGGCTAA